A section of the Marinoscillum sp. 108 genome encodes:
- a CDS encoding TonB-dependent receptor produces MRKRRLLLLALLIGYASTSWSQTRVSGLVTDDQNAPIPGVNILVQGASTGTVTDFDGNYALTVPGPDAVLVFSSIGFHQQNVTVGTKSTINISMVPDITSLEEVVVIGYGQVEKKDVTGAIASVESKDIVRANPVQAAKAIQGQAAGVIVSKQSSRPGAGYSINIRGLSSIDYSNEPLVVIDGVMGGDINALNPADIESMDILKDASSTAIYGSRGANGVIIISTKRGSTGKPVVSYSGYAGVKVPAHLPDMMNAQQFYKASVTDNELNGGTSRPFTSTEMDLVESGRSTDWLDKISDPAMQTNHSISVGGGSGSTNYHFSAGYLNEGGNLKNTKFQRYNIKGSMDSKVNDFLKVGFTANYSLAKQEMGSNEALRSAYRARPTGVAHYDEVLNPDENQELEWNGYAAWMGINDKQVLNPLIEIDPYNFQDETRSNTFFGNAYIELTPVDGLSIKSSLSASVDNSRFGQFRGTMTKDRKTTLLPRSFRQTDDISNYTLDNIITYNKKVGEHDFTLTGVQSSFQERNEEMDSYVDELPYNSLWYAYGTGRPVELDTRLTERSLLSYMGRLIYGFKSKYILTLTSRWDGASQLSEGNKWDFFPSAAVAWRLGEEDFINSIEAISDMKLRVSYGLVGNSSVSPYSTQARLVNTPYDFDGSEAYGFAPSNLADRNLKWEKSKELNIGLDMGFIKNRIGASLEVYNRKTVDLIYNEQIPTSSGFSSVTTNVGEVANRGVELSLNTVNVVNSKFKWTTSVNFARNVNEILSIGNDGIQADIATGLFVGHPLQSHYDYEFDGIWQLDEEEAASEYNQVPGSVKVVDQNNDGQISSNEGEDDRKVIGSEQPDWTMGMTNKFTYGNFDLSFLIYTSQGATYRNSMLSGTMGEVGAGRYNALNLNYWTINNPSNEYYGPGIANNPYRGAIFYQDASFVRISDITLGYTLPSTGLDKFGFSNFRMYVQVSNPFVFHDFDGMDPEFNSSTYNDGIPSATYLFGLNVSF; encoded by the coding sequence ATGAGAAAACGTAGACTCTTATTGTTAGCCTTACTAATAGGTTATGCGAGTACTTCCTGGTCCCAGACACGAGTCTCAGGACTGGTAACAGATGATCAAAATGCACCTATACCAGGAGTGAATATTCTTGTTCAGGGTGCTTCTACAGGTACAGTGACAGATTTCGATGGAAACTACGCACTTACAGTGCCAGGTCCGGATGCCGTTTTAGTGTTTAGTTCTATAGGATTTCATCAACAAAACGTAACTGTAGGCACCAAGTCAACCATCAATATATCTATGGTGCCAGATATCACCTCTCTGGAGGAAGTAGTGGTGATAGGTTATGGTCAGGTTGAAAAGAAAGACGTGACTGGCGCAATAGCCTCGGTTGAGTCAAAAGATATTGTAAGAGCTAACCCGGTACAGGCAGCTAAGGCTATTCAAGGTCAGGCTGCGGGTGTGATTGTTTCTAAGCAGAGCAGCCGACCAGGAGCAGGATATAGTATTAACATTCGAGGTTTGAGTTCCATAGATTATAGCAACGAACCACTCGTGGTGATTGATGGTGTAATGGGTGGAGACATCAATGCGCTCAACCCTGCTGATATTGAGTCAATGGATATCCTGAAGGATGCCTCATCAACTGCCATTTATGGTTCCAGAGGAGCCAACGGGGTGATCATTATCAGTACCAAAAGAGGGTCCACAGGTAAACCAGTGGTCAGCTACAGTGGCTATGCAGGAGTAAAAGTACCTGCCCACCTACCAGACATGATGAACGCTCAGCAGTTTTACAAGGCCAGCGTTACAGACAATGAGCTCAACGGAGGTACTTCCAGACCATTCACTTCTACAGAGATGGACCTGGTTGAGTCCGGCAGAAGTACAGACTGGTTGGATAAAATATCCGATCCGGCCATGCAGACAAATCACTCCATATCAGTGGGTGGAGGAAGCGGTAGTACGAACTACCATTTTTCAGCCGGGTATTTGAATGAAGGCGGAAACTTGAAGAACACAAAATTCCAGCGTTACAACATTAAAGGTAGCATGGATAGTAAAGTCAATGACTTTTTGAAGGTAGGTTTCACAGCTAATTACAGTCTGGCGAAGCAGGAAATGGGCTCCAATGAAGCATTGAGAAGTGCCTACAGAGCGAGACCAACAGGTGTTGCGCACTACGATGAGGTACTTAATCCTGATGAAAACCAGGAGCTTGAATGGAATGGTTACGCTGCCTGGATGGGCATCAACGATAAGCAGGTTTTGAATCCTCTCATTGAAATTGATCCTTACAACTTTCAGGATGAAACCAGGTCTAACACTTTCTTCGGAAATGCTTACATCGAACTGACTCCAGTGGATGGATTATCTATCAAATCATCTCTTTCTGCCAGCGTGGATAATTCCAGATTTGGTCAGTTCAGAGGTACGATGACCAAAGACAGGAAAACTACCTTGCTGCCAAGATCATTTCGCCAGACGGATGATATATCCAATTATACCCTGGATAACATTATCACCTATAACAAGAAGGTTGGTGAGCACGATTTCACGCTGACTGGAGTGCAAAGTAGCTTTCAGGAGCGAAACGAAGAAATGGATAGCTACGTGGATGAACTTCCCTACAATTCTCTCTGGTACGCTTATGGCACAGGCCGACCTGTCGAGTTGGACACAAGACTGACCGAAAGATCTTTGCTTTCCTATATGGGAAGACTCATTTACGGATTCAAAAGCAAATACATACTCACGCTTACCAGCAGATGGGATGGCGCTTCACAATTGAGTGAGGGTAACAAATGGGACTTTTTCCCATCCGCAGCAGTGGCCTGGAGACTGGGTGAAGAAGATTTTATTAATAGCATTGAGGCTATTTCCGATATGAAGTTGAGAGTGAGTTATGGTTTGGTAGGTAACAGTTCTGTTTCTCCATACAGCACGCAAGCACGATTGGTCAATACGCCTTATGACTTTGATGGTTCAGAGGCATACGGATTTGCTCCGTCAAATTTGGCAGACAGAAACCTGAAATGGGAAAAAAGTAAGGAATTGAATATCGGTCTTGATATGGGATTCATTAAAAACAGGATCGGTGCCAGTTTGGAAGTATACAACCGAAAAACAGTGGATTTGATTTATAATGAGCAAATCCCGACCTCTTCAGGTTTCAGTAGTGTCACCACCAATGTGGGTGAAGTGGCTAACAGAGGAGTGGAGCTGAGCTTGAACACAGTGAATGTTGTCAATTCGAAGTTCAAATGGACCACAAGTGTCAACTTTGCCAGAAATGTTAATGAGATCCTCTCCATTGGTAATGATGGAATACAGGCTGATATTGCTACAGGCCTTTTTGTAGGGCACCCACTACAGTCTCACTACGATTATGAGTTTGACGGAATCTGGCAATTGGATGAAGAAGAAGCTGCTTCTGAATACAACCAGGTACCTGGTTCGGTAAAGGTGGTGGATCAAAATAATGATGGTCAGATATCTTCAAATGAAGGTGAGGATGATAGGAAAGTGATTGGCTCTGAGCAGCCTGACTGGACAATGGGTATGACCAATAAGTTTACCTATGGCAATTTCGACCTTTCTTTCCTGATCTACACAAGCCAGGGAGCTACGTACAGAAACAGCATGCTATCTGGAACCATGGGTGAAGTTGGAGCGGGAAGATACAATGCCCTGAACCTCAATTACTGGACGATTAACAATCCTTCCAATGAGTACTATGGACCAGGTATTGCGAATAATCCTTACAGAGGAGCGATTTTCTATCAGGATGCGAGTTTTGTCAGAATCTCTGACATCACATTGGGCTACACATTGCCGTCTACGGGCTTGGATAAATTCGGGTTTAGCAACTTCAGGATGTATGTCCAGGTATCCAATCCATTTGTTTTCCACGATTTTGATGGAATGGATCCGGAATTTAACTCCAGCACTTACAATGATGGTATTCCATCTGCGACCTATTTGTTTGGTTTAAATGTCTCTTTCTAG
- a CDS encoding alpha-L-rhamnosidase C-terminal domain-containing protein gives MSHSKSYCQLPFGVTFLILIIATVGCMQSPRVSDDFSVPKGLSVEFIRQPAGTIIADHTPEFAWEVPTSARRQTAYQILVASSRDLIAENEGDIWDTGKVSDKQSINVEFKEKSLESGTYFWKVKIWDEQDQETPFSDFQRFEIGAKEDVITSANYFQVDSIKPAVFRKVDHDSYFIDFGKAAFSTLAFHYKSEIRDTLIVHIGEQLIDNQINRNPQKTIRYQQVKVPVSPSVSSYTLQIVPDQRNTKPQAVQLPDSFPVLMPFRYVEVKGAQGKLRAENFTQLFHHGYWEDDASHFTSSDSILNKVWDLCKYSIKATTFAGLYVDGDRERIPYEADAYLNQLSHYTTDQEYAMARLTMEYFMENPTWPTEWQLHVALMFHADYMYTGNTELIAKYYEELKHKTLMELRGEDGLISSENATPDFMKKLGFKNPKDRLKDIVDWPPAQKDTGWKLATEEGERDGFVFKPINTVVNCFYYRNLEIITEFARILNKPEEATELHQLALKVRQSINDKLLDEKAGVYVDGVGTDHASLHSNMLALAFSIVPEAQVSSVAAFIKSRGMACSVYGSQYLMEALYKANEADYAFQLMTATHDRSWHNMINIGSTITLEAWDMKYKPNSDWNHAWGATPANIIPRYLWGIQPETPGYATVAIRPQMGNLNSSSIKVPTIRGAIKAQYTRHPDDTERYLIEMPSNMSGAFYIDGELYSRVVLNGEEVDSDLNTIPLQPGVNDLKLY, from the coding sequence ATGTCTCATAGCAAGTCTTATTGTCAACTTCCTTTTGGGGTCACTTTTCTTATCCTGATAATAGCCACTGTCGGGTGCATGCAGTCGCCCAGGGTGAGTGATGACTTTTCTGTTCCCAAGGGTTTAAGTGTTGAATTCATACGACAACCAGCCGGTACCATCATCGCGGATCACACCCCCGAATTTGCCTGGGAAGTACCGACCTCAGCGCGTAGGCAGACTGCTTATCAGATACTGGTGGCATCATCCAGAGATTTGATAGCTGAAAATGAAGGAGACATTTGGGATACGGGCAAAGTCTCGGATAAGCAGTCAATCAATGTGGAGTTTAAAGAAAAGTCACTGGAGTCTGGTACCTATTTTTGGAAGGTCAAAATTTGGGATGAACAGGATCAAGAGACCCCATTTTCGGATTTTCAGCGTTTTGAAATTGGAGCAAAGGAAGACGTCATTACCAGTGCCAATTATTTTCAGGTGGATAGCATCAAGCCTGCTGTGTTTAGGAAAGTGGATCATGATTCTTACTTCATAGATTTCGGAAAAGCGGCTTTCTCTACACTTGCCTTTCACTACAAATCTGAGATCAGGGATACGCTCATCGTCCATATTGGAGAGCAGCTGATCGACAATCAAATAAACAGAAATCCTCAGAAGACGATTCGGTATCAGCAGGTCAAAGTACCTGTAAGTCCTTCAGTGTCAAGCTATACCTTGCAGATAGTACCGGACCAGAGAAACACCAAACCTCAGGCCGTACAGCTACCTGATTCGTTTCCGGTGTTAATGCCATTTAGATATGTGGAGGTGAAAGGTGCCCAAGGAAAACTGAGAGCAGAGAATTTTACGCAATTATTCCATCACGGCTATTGGGAAGATGATGCCAGCCATTTCACCAGTTCGGATAGTATTTTGAATAAGGTATGGGACCTGTGTAAATACTCCATTAAGGCAACAACTTTTGCGGGTTTGTATGTGGATGGTGATAGGGAGCGTATTCCTTATGAAGCCGATGCCTACCTCAACCAGTTGAGCCATTATACCACGGATCAGGAATATGCCATGGCTCGGCTCACCATGGAATATTTCATGGAAAACCCCACCTGGCCTACAGAGTGGCAACTGCACGTAGCACTCATGTTTCATGCAGATTACATGTATACCGGAAATACGGAGCTCATTGCTAAGTATTACGAAGAACTAAAACACAAGACCTTGATGGAACTGCGTGGTGAGGATGGGTTGATCAGTTCAGAGAACGCTACGCCGGATTTTATGAAAAAGTTGGGTTTTAAAAACCCCAAAGACCGATTGAAAGACATAGTCGACTGGCCCCCGGCTCAAAAGGATACAGGTTGGAAGTTGGCCACCGAAGAAGGCGAACGCGATGGTTTTGTTTTTAAGCCGATCAATACCGTGGTGAATTGCTTCTATTACCGCAATCTGGAGATCATCACAGAGTTTGCCAGGATCTTGAATAAGCCTGAGGAAGCTACAGAACTTCATCAGCTGGCACTAAAAGTCAGGCAATCGATCAACGATAAATTGTTGGATGAAAAAGCGGGCGTTTATGTAGACGGTGTAGGTACGGATCATGCTTCACTCCACTCCAATATGCTGGCTTTGGCATTTAGTATCGTTCCAGAAGCACAGGTAAGTTCCGTGGCAGCATTTATCAAATCTCGTGGCATGGCTTGTAGTGTGTATGGCTCCCAATATCTCATGGAAGCGTTGTACAAGGCCAATGAAGCAGACTATGCCTTTCAGTTGATGACTGCCACGCATGACAGAAGTTGGCATAACATGATAAACATTGGATCAACCATTACTTTGGAAGCCTGGGACATGAAATACAAGCCCAATTCAGACTGGAATCATGCCTGGGGGGCTACCCCAGCCAATATCATTCCAAGGTATTTGTGGGGGATTCAGCCTGAAACGCCAGGTTATGCCACTGTAGCAATTAGGCCACAAATGGGCAATTTGAATTCAAGCTCCATAAAAGTGCCGACCATTCGAGGGGCCATAAAAGCTCAATACACCAGACACCCGGATGATACAGAGCGTTACCTCATAGAAATGCCCTCCAACATGTCCGGGGCGTTTTATATCGATGGCGAACTCTACTCAAGAGTTGTTCTGAATGGAGAGGAAGTCGATAGCGATCTGAATACCATTCCTCTACAGCCGGGGGTGAATGATCTGAAATTGTACTAG
- a CDS encoding Gfo/Idh/MocA family protein, producing the protein MKRREFVIKSGVAAAGIATSTLTTAKIIGLNDANNKIKIGVIGTGSRGQGLIPNINSIDHFDVAACADILPFRLEEGLSKVADQQVKGYSDYRKILDDKDIDAVLIATPFSMHANIAMDAIDAGKHVYCEKTMAKGYKDIQDLVSVANRSKKVFQTGHQYHSSRLYTHVVDLIKKGELGRIQAFECQWNRNGNWRRSVPSPDLERIINWRMYREYSGGLLAELCSHQLDFANWVLDATPNKVAGFGGVDYWKDGRETYDNIHLIYDYPEGVKAKFTCLTANSKDDYQIKVMGDKGTLILSYDKAWFYPEGKLNKELGEVDGVSGATVSWDEGKGIPIVVDHIEPSKQALMDFRDNIVNNKRPASNVISGAKAALCVQMGLDAMYDQKIVHWNPDFDKLG; encoded by the coding sequence ATGAAGAGACGGGAATTTGTAATCAAAAGTGGTGTGGCGGCAGCCGGAATAGCAACTTCTACATTAACAACAGCAAAAATCATTGGCTTGAATGACGCCAACAATAAGATAAAAATAGGTGTGATAGGCACCGGATCGAGGGGGCAGGGCTTAATACCCAATATCAATAGCATTGATCATTTTGATGTGGCGGCTTGTGCGGATATTCTCCCCTTTCGCCTGGAAGAGGGGTTGAGCAAGGTGGCAGATCAGCAGGTGAAGGGGTACAGTGATTATAGAAAAATCCTTGATGATAAGGACATTGATGCCGTACTCATCGCTACGCCTTTTAGTATGCATGCAAATATTGCCATGGATGCCATTGATGCGGGCAAGCATGTGTATTGTGAAAAAACCATGGCCAAAGGCTACAAGGATATACAGGACCTGGTGAGTGTGGCCAATCGGTCCAAAAAGGTATTCCAAACAGGTCATCAATACCATAGTTCCAGATTGTACACTCATGTAGTAGACCTGATCAAAAAGGGAGAGCTGGGCCGGATACAGGCCTTTGAGTGCCAATGGAATAGAAATGGGAACTGGAGAAGGTCTGTTCCATCTCCTGATTTGGAAAGGATCATTAATTGGAGAATGTACCGAGAATATTCCGGCGGACTATTGGCCGAATTGTGCTCACACCAATTGGATTTTGCCAACTGGGTTTTAGATGCTACCCCCAACAAGGTAGCTGGTTTCGGTGGAGTGGATTATTGGAAAGACGGAAGGGAAACCTACGACAACATCCATCTGATCTATGACTATCCGGAGGGGGTCAAAGCAAAATTCACCTGCTTAACGGCCAATTCAAAAGATGATTACCAAATCAAAGTAATGGGAGATAAAGGCACCCTCATCCTGAGTTATGACAAGGCCTGGTTTTACCCGGAAGGAAAACTCAATAAAGAACTGGGAGAGGTAGACGGGGTGTCCGGAGCCACAGTCTCCTGGGACGAAGGAAAGGGAATTCCCATTGTAGTGGATCATATCGAACCAAGCAAGCAGGCCTTAATGGATTTTCGGGACAACATTGTCAACAACAAAAGACCAGCTTCCAATGTCATATCCGGAGCGAAGGCCGCGTTATGTGTGCAAATGGGCCTTGATGCTATGTATGACCAAAAAATTGTCCATTGGAATCCTGATTTTGATAAGCTGGGCTGA
- a CDS encoding Gfo/Idh/MocA family protein, with amino-acid sequence MRKDRRNFIIKATAGAAGIGLTSQLNAMSAKSYSKIIGANDRIRVALQGLGRRFPAYKDAIADKNNNVELTYLCDVMKSQRERAAAMFAEVTSDKPKLENDIRKVINDKKVDAIFMATPDHWHAPGACMAMQAGKHVYLEKPCSHNPREGELLVAYQKKYDKVVQMGNQQRSSPQSQEIIKDIHDGIIGDVYQAIAFYTSRRGAVPHQTPASPPEGLDWELFQGPAPRRPYTDNTWDYNWHWYGWNYGTAETGNNATHELDIARWALQVKYPERVEVNAGKYQYKDDGWEMYDTMEATFKFSGNKVIQWDGQSRNGYYKFGAGRGTIIYGSEGSVFIDREGYKLYSLKGELIRENLSSGTEAGTALGGGGDMSTMHTKNFFDAIRGKAALTSPIDEGAISQMLTHYANIAYRIDDAYEVDENTGRIYNREAMKLWSRTYEPGWEIKSV; translated from the coding sequence ATGAGAAAAGACAGAAGAAACTTCATAATAAAAGCAACTGCAGGTGCTGCTGGTATTGGTCTGACTAGCCAGCTAAATGCGATGAGCGCAAAAAGCTATTCCAAAATTATCGGTGCCAATGATCGCATTCGTGTGGCCCTGCAAGGCCTGGGGCGAAGATTTCCGGCATACAAAGACGCGATTGCCGATAAGAACAATAACGTAGAGCTCACTTATCTCTGTGATGTCATGAAAAGCCAGCGGGAAAGAGCCGCGGCGATGTTTGCCGAGGTAACAAGTGATAAGCCGAAGTTGGAAAATGACATTCGCAAAGTAATAAACGATAAAAAAGTAGATGCCATATTCATGGCCACACCTGACCACTGGCATGCACCAGGGGCGTGTATGGCGATGCAGGCAGGTAAGCATGTGTATTTGGAAAAACCATGTAGCCACAACCCAAGGGAAGGTGAGTTGTTGGTGGCTTATCAGAAAAAATATGATAAGGTGGTTCAGATGGGAAACCAGCAGCGTTCTTCTCCACAATCACAGGAAATCATCAAAGACATTCATGATGGAATCATTGGTGATGTTTATCAAGCCATTGCCTTCTACACCAGCAGAAGAGGGGCCGTACCACATCAAACACCTGCCAGCCCACCAGAGGGACTGGATTGGGAGTTGTTTCAGGGGCCTGCGCCAAGAAGACCATATACTGATAATACCTGGGATTACAACTGGCATTGGTATGGCTGGAATTACGGTACAGCAGAGACCGGAAACAATGCCACACATGAACTGGACATTGCCCGCTGGGCGCTGCAGGTGAAATATCCGGAGCGTGTAGAGGTCAATGCAGGTAAATACCAATACAAAGACGATGGTTGGGAAATGTATGACACCATGGAAGCCACTTTCAAGTTTTCAGGTAATAAGGTGATCCAATGGGACGGTCAGAGTAGAAACGGATATTATAAGTTTGGTGCTGGCAGAGGTACCATCATTTACGGATCTGAAGGTTCGGTTTTTATTGACAGAGAGGGTTACAAACTCTACAGTCTAAAGGGAGAACTTATCAGGGAAAATCTTTCTTCGGGTACGGAAGCCGGAACTGCCCTTGGAGGAGGTGGAGACATGTCTACCATGCACACAAAGAATTTCTTTGACGCCATTCGCGGTAAAGCAGCATTGACCTCACCCATTGATGAGGGCGCCATCAGTCAGATGTTGACACACTATGCCAACATCGCTTACAGGATTGACGATGCCTACGAAGTGGATGAAAATACGGGTCGGATATACAATAGGGAGGCCATGAAATTATGGTCCAGAACGTACGAGCCCGGTTGGGAGATTAAGTCAGTTTAG
- a CDS encoding DUF1080 domain-containing protein, whose product MMTKTNTLKIILSFLVSASLFGCQTEAKDSAPWVDLFDGETLTGWSKIGGDATYKVEDGAIVGTTVSNTPNTFLRSDELYGDFILELEYKVDPSMNSGVQIRSNSFDYYLNGRVHGYQIEIDPSERAWSAGIYDEARRGWLNTMENNPEAQKAFKQNEWNHYRIEAIADTIRTWINSVPAAYLVDDKTATGFIGLQVHSIKEDSQEGKQIMWRNVKILTSDLGKYAKSSPLQPVVTKNNLTIDEEKKGWKLLWDGKTSNGWKGAKLDAFPEKGWVMEDGVLSVLSSGGAESRAGGDIVTEELFSDFELKVDFKLTPGANSGIKYYVDTEINKGPGSSIGLEYQILDDELHPDAKLGNHEGSRTVSSLYDLIQADTNKPIKPIGEWNTAHIKSINNHIEHWLNGVKVLEYERKSPEYRKLVSESKYVKWKDFGELDRGQILLQDHGDLVSFRNIKIRPLDKNTAE is encoded by the coding sequence ATGATGACAAAAACTAACACACTAAAAATCATACTTTCATTTTTAGTTTCGGCGAGTCTTTTCGGATGTCAAACCGAAGCAAAAGATTCGGCCCCCTGGGTTGATTTGTTTGATGGTGAAACCTTGACCGGGTGGTCCAAAATTGGCGGTGATGCCACATATAAAGTAGAGGATGGAGCCATAGTAGGAACCACTGTCTCGAATACACCAAATACTTTCTTGAGATCAGATGAATTGTATGGAGATTTTATCCTGGAGCTGGAGTACAAAGTGGATCCATCGATGAACTCAGGTGTTCAAATCAGGAGCAACAGTTTTGACTATTACCTCAATGGCAGGGTGCACGGGTATCAGATAGAAATTGACCCATCAGAAAGAGCATGGAGTGCAGGTATATATGATGAGGCCAGAAGAGGGTGGTTGAACACCATGGAGAACAATCCGGAAGCGCAGAAGGCCTTCAAGCAAAATGAATGGAATCATTACCGAATAGAAGCCATCGCTGACACCATCAGAACATGGATCAATAGTGTGCCGGCAGCTTACCTCGTTGACGATAAAACCGCTACAGGATTTATCGGGTTGCAGGTGCACAGTATCAAAGAAGATAGTCAGGAGGGCAAGCAGATCATGTGGAGGAATGTTAAAATCCTCACCTCGGATCTGGGCAAGTATGCTAAAAGCTCGCCTTTGCAGCCGGTCGTTACCAAAAATAACCTGACGATTGACGAAGAGAAGAAAGGATGGAAGTTGCTTTGGGATGGTAAAACATCCAATGGTTGGAAAGGTGCTAAGTTGGATGCTTTCCCAGAAAAAGGCTGGGTAATGGAAGACGGGGTATTATCCGTGCTGTCATCAGGCGGTGCTGAGTCCAGAGCAGGCGGCGATATCGTTACTGAGGAGTTATTCAGTGATTTCGAGTTGAAGGTGGATTTTAAACTCACTCCGGGCGCCAACAGTGGTATCAAATACTATGTAGATACGGAAATCAACAAAGGGCCGGGCTCTTCGATCGGGTTAGAATATCAGATACTGGACGATGAGCTGCACCCGGATGCCAAGTTGGGCAATCATGAAGGAAGCAGAACGGTGTCCTCTCTTTACGACCTGATTCAGGCAGATACCAACAAGCCAATAAAGCCAATAGGGGAGTGGAATACAGCTCACATTAAGTCCATTAACAACCATATTGAGCATTGGCTGAATGGTGTGAAAGTGCTGGAATATGAAAGGAAAAGCCCGGAATACAGAAAACTGGTTTCAGAAAGTAAATATGTGAAATGGAAAGATTTCGGTGAACTGGACAGAGGGCAAATCCTTTTGCAGGACCATGGTGATTTGGTGTCATTTAGAAATATTAAAATTCGTCCTTTAGATAAAAATACAGCTGAGTAA
- a CDS encoding sulfatase-like hydrolase/transferase has protein sequence MRHLQKITLSLICAVILLGCDVEPRQPNFLFVLVDDQSAFDLKTYDPNSVLETPNIDRLAEAGMVIESARHMGSMSGAVCTPSRHMIMSGRTLWHLPPSAEFSKQTDLHPIDDFTIGAVFNRAGYKTMRTCKRGNSYPGANRQFAVVKDKTNREGTAEDGSAWHANQVLSYLQEREATREKDPFFIYFGFSHPHDPRNGTPELLDKYGAVNLDDTLAYPLFNPNLPPLQENYLMKHPFFHGHPELRDEERVSGVWKRRDTLTVRNELGREYACSENIDTQLGKVLKKLEDMGELDNTYIIYTSDHGMSIGRHGLMGKQNLYEHTWRVPFIVKGPGIKAHQRVEGNIYLSDILPTVCELAGVEIPETVQGTSFKPVLMGEQSSVRDVQYGVYCGGTKPGMRTVRKGDWKLIKYDMMDGEVRETQLFNLAENPHEYLAEHRRDDEMETNLASNPEYADKLREMEDLLLEQMIAYEDPYRLWDQEKVK, from the coding sequence ATGAGACACTTACAAAAGATTACACTCAGCTTAATCTGTGCCGTTATTCTGCTCGGATGTGACGTTGAACCTCGACAACCCAACTTTCTTTTTGTACTCGTAGACGATCAGTCGGCATTCGACCTGAAGACCTATGATCCAAACTCGGTATTGGAGACACCCAATATTGACAGACTGGCTGAAGCCGGTATGGTGATAGAAAGCGCAAGACACATGGGGTCTATGAGTGGAGCCGTGTGCACGCCATCCAGGCACATGATCATGAGTGGAAGGACACTTTGGCACTTACCACCCAGTGCGGAGTTTTCAAAACAAACAGATCTACATCCGATAGATGATTTTACAATCGGTGCGGTGTTTAATAGAGCCGGTTACAAAACGATGAGGACCTGTAAAAGGGGAAACTCGTACCCGGGAGCAAACAGACAGTTTGCGGTAGTAAAGGATAAAACCAATCGGGAAGGAACAGCGGAAGACGGAAGTGCCTGGCATGCCAATCAAGTCTTGAGCTACTTACAGGAAAGAGAAGCAACCAGGGAAAAGGATCCGTTTTTCATATATTTTGGTTTTTCACATCCGCATGACCCCAGAAACGGTACACCTGAATTATTGGATAAGTATGGAGCAGTCAACCTGGACGATACACTTGCTTACCCACTGTTCAACCCCAACCTTCCTCCATTGCAGGAAAATTACTTAATGAAGCATCCATTTTTTCATGGACATCCTGAGCTGAGAGATGAGGAGCGCGTGAGTGGGGTTTGGAAGCGAAGAGACACCCTTACTGTCAGAAACGAATTGGGAAGGGAATATGCCTGCTCTGAAAATATTGATACCCAACTCGGCAAAGTGTTGAAAAAACTGGAAGATATGGGTGAGTTGGATAATACTTACATCATTTACACTTCGGATCATGGGATGTCGATCGGTCGACATGGTCTGATGGGTAAGCAAAATTTGTATGAGCACACCTGGAGGGTTCCGTTTATAGTTAAGGGTCCCGGAATCAAGGCCCATCAGCGAGTAGAAGGAAACATCTACCTGTCGGACATCCTACCCACTGTTTGTGAGTTGGCAGGTGTTGAAATACCTGAAACAGTACAGGGTACGAGTTTCAAACCCGTATTGATGGGAGAGCAGTCCAGTGTGAGAGATGTGCAATACGGTGTTTATTGTGGTGGGACAAAACCCGGAATGCGAACGGTACGAAAAGGTGATTGGAAATTGATCAAGTACGACATGATGGATGGAGAGGTGAGAGAAACGCAATTATTCAATCTGGCCGAAAACCCACATGAATATTTGGCAGAACATCGGCGGGATGATGAGATGGAAACAAACCTTGCTTCAAACCCTGAGTATGCCGACAAGCTCAGAGAGATGGAAGATTTATTGTTGGAGCAAATGATTGCTTACGAAGATCCGTATAGGCTTTGGGATCAGGAAAAAGTGAAATGA